In Pseudoxanthomonas sp., one genomic interval encodes:
- a CDS encoding sensor domain-containing diguanylate cyclase codes for MKGNGDRIGGIAGWLLLLAALSCPASATPLAGRDYLVTGAPTSEQAPQRHCTPAMRAGLTERVEIPAPPGGWSGAPQAINVFNIFAGEVRVHHGDREICGRMHDARTRDSRFRAGVGMVVVPPAGNREPIQVGWETPLKPGWIPTVRIGAPSPVQQFDTARLLVRTACVAIAIALAFMALMGFLSTRDRAFFGYTLLCALSVLGQSVLSGLSGYPEPWLPVDGQESRWLVAFSCLGLPVLLYVMWLLVGGPRIWPATRRWLPWLTAGLCALGLATVWLPPAGLSRLATAMDAGFVIGCTSVFALGLALLRRHRADATAALAAVLPFLTMAAMDLADSGLLIEYRVEAIQLSITWFLTVSAYVLNLRLGQLRRQRDEMRALADTDELTGLPNRRAGLKRLEQHMRDARAVDDTLAVGFLDIDLFKRINDVHGHEAGDRVLVAVAATLTAAVRDPADVIRMGGEEFLVLLPGIGGATARARLEAMRSQVSAAGTALGIDGLAVTASIGLATLAAEDADAASLLRRADEAMYRAKRAGRDQVVDAESVHGAHH; via the coding sequence GTGAAGGGGAACGGGGATCGGATCGGCGGAATCGCAGGGTGGCTGCTGCTGCTCGCGGCCCTGTCGTGCCCGGCGTCGGCCACGCCGCTGGCGGGCCGTGACTACCTGGTCACCGGCGCACCTACGTCGGAACAGGCCCCACAGCGTCACTGCACGCCCGCGATGCGGGCCGGACTGACCGAACGCGTCGAGATTCCCGCACCGCCCGGCGGCTGGTCGGGCGCGCCGCAGGCCATCAACGTGTTCAACATCTTCGCCGGCGAGGTGCGCGTGCACCACGGCGACCGCGAGATCTGCGGCCGCATGCACGACGCGCGCACGCGCGATTCGCGCTTCCGCGCCGGCGTGGGCATGGTGGTAGTGCCCCCGGCCGGCAACCGCGAGCCCATCCAGGTGGGCTGGGAAACGCCGCTGAAGCCGGGCTGGATCCCGACCGTGCGCATCGGCGCGCCCAGCCCGGTGCAGCAGTTCGACACCGCGCGCCTGCTGGTGCGCACGGCCTGCGTGGCCATCGCCATCGCGCTGGCCTTCATGGCGCTGATGGGGTTCCTCAGCACGCGCGACCGCGCCTTCTTCGGCTACACCCTGCTGTGCGCGCTGAGCGTGCTGGGGCAGTCGGTGCTCAGCGGACTGAGCGGCTATCCGGAGCCGTGGCTGCCGGTCGACGGGCAGGAATCGCGCTGGCTGGTGGCGTTCTCCTGCCTGGGCCTGCCGGTGCTGCTGTACGTGATGTGGCTGCTGGTCGGCGGTCCCCGCATCTGGCCCGCCACGCGTCGCTGGCTGCCGTGGCTCACCGCGGGCCTGTGCGCGCTGGGCCTGGCCACGGTCTGGCTGCCGCCGGCGGGCCTGTCCCGGCTGGCCACCGCGATGGATGCCGGCTTCGTGATTGGTTGCACGTCGGTATTCGCGCTGGGGCTGGCCCTGCTGCGCCGCCACCGCGCCGACGCCACGGCCGCGCTCGCCGCCGTGCTGCCGTTCCTGACCATGGCCGCGATGGATCTGGCCGACAGCGGCCTGCTGATCGAATACCGCGTGGAAGCGATCCAGCTGTCCATCACCTGGTTCCTCACGGTCAGCGCCTACGTGCTGAACCTGCGGCTGGGGCAGCTGCGCCGCCAGCGCGACGAGATGCGCGCGCTGGCCGACACCGACGAACTGACCGGCCTGCCGAACCGGCGCGCCGGCCTGAAGCGGCTGGAGCAGCACATGCGCGATGCGCGCGCGGTCGACGACACCCTGGCGGTCGGCTTCCTGGACATCGACCTGTTCAAGCGCATCAACGACGTGCATGGGCACGAAGCCGGCGACCGCGTGCTGGTGGCCGTGGCGGCGACGCTGACGGCCGCCGTACGCGATCCGGCGGACGTGATCCGCATGGGCGGTGAGGAGTTCCTGGTGCTGTTGCCGGGCATCGGTGGCGCGACCGCGCGTGCGCGGCTGGAGGCCATGCGCAGCCAGGTGAGCGCCGCCGGCACGGCATTGGGCATCGACGGCCTGGCGGTCACCGCCAGCATCGGACTGGCCACGCTGGCGGCGGAGGACGCCGACGCGGCGTCGCTGCTGCGCCGCGCCGACGAAGCCATGTACCGGGCCAAGCGTGCCGGCCGCGATCAGGTGGTCGATGCGGAGTCCGTGCACGGTGCCCATCACTGA
- a CDS encoding DEAD/DEAH box helicase — translation MSTESPSPAPLLFADLGLPASVMAAVTEVGYETPSPIQAATIPAMLAGRDVLGTAQTGTGKTAAFALPVLANIKPNASSPQALVLAPTRELAIQVAEAFQKYAGKIPGFHVLPIYGGQSYYPQLQALKRGVHVVVGTPGRVIDHLERGSLDLSGLTTLVLDEADEMLRMGFIDDVETVLKKTPETRQVALFSATMPPAIRRIAQTYLKEPVEVNIASKTTTSANIRQRYWWVSGMHKLDALTRILEVEPFDGMIVFARTKAATEELADKLQARGLAAAAINGDMQQAAREKTIQQLKDGKLDILVATDVAARGLDVERISHVLNYDIPYDTESYVHRIGRTGRAGRAGDAILFVTPREKGMLRSIERATRQPIEEMQLPSVEAVNDRRVEKFLARITDTLASGKAGEFRALIERYEREQNVPAVDIAAALAQLVQGDTPLLLSQERTPREQRPAVRSETYGNAPRRERDERPRRDDGQGERPARSVDKPERSRIERPDTERPRADKPPRGDKPEVGMETYRIEVGHAHGVKPANIVGAIANEAGLESRYIGRIDIQHDHTLLDLPEGMPREVLMHLKKVWVSGQQLRIHKPGEGGGAGAGAAPPRRFGGPGKGKPRGDKPFGAGKPHRKGPPRE, via the coding sequence ATGTCTACCGAATCCCCTTCGCCCGCCCCCCTCCTGTTCGCCGATCTCGGCCTGCCCGCGTCCGTCATGGCGGCGGTCACGGAGGTGGGCTACGAAACCCCGTCGCCGATCCAGGCGGCCACCATCCCCGCCATGCTGGCGGGCCGTGACGTGCTGGGGACGGCGCAGACCGGTACCGGCAAGACCGCGGCGTTCGCGCTGCCGGTGCTGGCGAACATCAAGCCAAACGCCTCCAGCCCGCAGGCGCTGGTGCTGGCGCCCACGCGCGAGCTGGCCATCCAGGTGGCCGAGGCGTTCCAGAAATACGCCGGCAAGATCCCCGGCTTCCACGTACTGCCGATCTACGGCGGCCAGAGCTACTACCCGCAGCTGCAGGCGCTCAAGCGCGGCGTGCATGTCGTGGTGGGTACGCCGGGCCGCGTGATCGACCATCTCGAGCGCGGCTCGCTGGACCTGTCCGGCCTGACCACGCTGGTGCTGGACGAAGCCGACGAAATGCTGCGCATGGGCTTCATCGACGACGTCGAGACGGTGCTGAAGAAGACGCCCGAAACGCGCCAGGTGGCGCTGTTCTCGGCGACGATGCCGCCGGCCATCCGCCGCATCGCCCAGACCTACCTGAAGGAACCGGTCGAGGTGAACATCGCCTCGAAGACGACCACGTCGGCCAACATCCGCCAGCGCTACTGGTGGGTCAGCGGCATGCACAAGCTGGACGCGCTGACCCGCATCCTGGAAGTGGAACCGTTCGACGGCATGATCGTGTTCGCCCGCACCAAGGCGGCCACCGAGGAACTGGCCGACAAGCTGCAGGCCCGCGGCCTGGCGGCGGCGGCGATCAACGGCGACATGCAGCAGGCGGCGCGCGAGAAGACCATCCAGCAGCTCAAGGACGGCAAGCTCGACATCCTCGTGGCCACCGACGTGGCCGCGCGCGGCCTGGACGTGGAGCGCATCAGCCACGTGCTGAACTACGACATCCCGTACGACACCGAAAGCTACGTGCACCGCATCGGCCGCACCGGCCGCGCCGGCCGTGCGGGCGATGCGATCCTGTTCGTCACCCCCCGAGAGAAAGGCATGCTGCGGTCGATCGAGCGCGCCACGCGCCAGCCGATCGAGGAGATGCAGCTGCCCAGCGTGGAAGCGGTCAACGACCGCCGCGTGGAGAAGTTCCTGGCGCGCATCACCGACACGCTGGCGTCCGGCAAGGCCGGTGAATTCCGCGCGCTGATCGAGCGCTACGAGCGCGAGCAGAACGTGCCGGCGGTCGACATCGCCGCCGCCCTGGCGCAGCTGGTGCAGGGCGACACGCCGCTGCTGCTGTCGCAGGAGCGCACGCCGCGCGAACAGCGCCCCGCGGTGCGCAGCGAGACCTACGGCAACGCGCCGCGCCGCGAGCGCGACGAGCGTCCGCGCCGCGACGACGGCCAGGGCGAACGCCCGGCGCGCAGCGTCGACAAGCCCGAGCGTTCGCGCATCGAGCGCCCCGACACCGAGCGTCCGCGCGCCGACAAACCGCCGCGCGGCGACAAGCCGGAGGTCGGCATGGAGACCTACCGCATCGAGGTGGGCCACGCGCACGGCGTGAAGCCGGCGAACATCGTGGGTGCCATCGCCAACGAGGCCGGGCTGGAAAGCCGCTACATCGGCCGCATCGACATCCAGCACGACCACACCCTGCTGGACCTGCCGGAGGGCATGCCGCGCGAGGTGCTGATGCACCTGAAGAAGGTCTGGGTGTCCGGCCAGCAGCTGCGCATCCACAAGCCGGGCGAGGGCGGGGGTGCGGGTGCGGGCGCGGCGCCGCCGCGCAGGTTCGGCGGGCCGGGCAAGGGCAAGCCGCGCGGCGACAAGCCGTTCGGCGCCGGCAAGCCGCACCGCAAGGGACCGCCGCGCGAGTGA
- a CDS encoding sigma-70 family RNA polymerase sigma factor encodes MTSPTDANRRDGFPALLQAHRGIVAKVAGTYAWHPDDRDDLMQDIATQLWKAWPDYDPARPFATWMYRIALNVAISDVRSRTRGPSSEAWDEAHHDVADPQADDHEGRQQVDLLYRFIHAQPPLDRALLLLYLDDRSHREMADVLGLSETNVATKIGRLKQRLRNEL; translated from the coding sequence ATGACATCCCCGACGGACGCGAACCGCCGCGACGGCTTCCCGGCCCTGCTGCAGGCGCATCGCGGCATCGTCGCCAAGGTCGCCGGCACGTACGCCTGGCACCCCGACGACCGCGACGACCTGATGCAGGACATCGCCACGCAGCTGTGGAAGGCCTGGCCGGACTACGACCCGGCGCGCCCGTTCGCCACCTGGATGTACCGGATCGCGTTGAACGTGGCCATCTCGGATGTCCGCAGCCGTACGCGCGGGCCCTCCTCCGAGGCGTGGGACGAAGCGCACCACGACGTCGCCGACCCGCAGGCCGACGACCACGAAGGACGCCAGCAGGTCGATCTGCTGTACCGCTTCATCCACGCGCAGCCGCCGCTCGACCGCGCCCTGCTGCTGCTCTACCTGGATGACCGCAGTCACCGCGAGATGGCCGACGTGCTGGGCCTGAGCGAGACCAATGTCGCCACCAAGATCGGCCGGCTCAAACAGCGACTGCGCAACGAACTCTGA
- a CDS encoding serine/threonine protein kinase, whose protein sequence is MEPDDLKLAWQALSRRLERHDALQAHALLEQRKQRALSSLRPLVWGQVAQVLFGIPFILLACLLWIRAGQSSGGLPWTVLVSGVVVQLYGIATVAMAGETLRRIRELDYAQPIVEIQKRLATLRRTYIVNGMLTGLPWWFMWVPVLVVLAGLGGGDLLARAPGIGWIGLGVGAAGLLATAWFHRWSRSPARPRLARAMDDSVTGGSLRRAQARIEEVARFEAE, encoded by the coding sequence ATGGAACCCGATGACCTGAAACTCGCCTGGCAGGCGCTCTCGCGCCGCCTGGAACGTCACGACGCATTGCAGGCGCATGCCCTGCTGGAACAGCGCAAGCAGCGGGCGCTGTCCAGCTTGCGCCCGCTGGTATGGGGGCAGGTGGCGCAGGTGCTGTTCGGCATCCCGTTCATCCTGCTCGCCTGCCTGCTGTGGATCCGCGCCGGGCAGTCGTCCGGCGGGTTGCCCTGGACGGTGCTGGTGTCCGGCGTGGTGGTGCAGCTCTACGGGATCGCGACGGTCGCGATGGCAGGCGAGACGCTGCGCCGCATCCGCGAGCTGGACTATGCGCAGCCGATCGTCGAGATCCAGAAGCGACTGGCCACCCTGCGCCGCACCTACATCGTCAACGGCATGCTGACCGGACTGCCGTGGTGGTTCATGTGGGTGCCCGTGCTGGTGGTGCTGGCGGGTCTGGGCGGCGGCGACCTGCTGGCAAGGGCGCCTGGCATCGGCTGGATCGGGCTGGGCGTGGGCGCGGCCGGCCTGCTGGCGACGGCCTGGTTCCACCGCTGGTCGCGTAGCCCCGCCCGCCCCCGCCTGGCCAGGGCGATGGACGACAGCGTCACCGGCGGCAGCCTGCGGCGTGCGCAGGCGCGGATCGAAGAGGTCGCGCGCTTCGAGGCCGAGTGA
- a CDS encoding RNA-binding S4 domain-containing protein, with protein MQRIDFDLDAGHEYVELNQLLKLVGIADSGGQGKAIVASGAVTVDGAVELRKTAKIRAGQTVRIEDAEIRIIDAHG; from the coding sequence ATGCAGCGCATCGACTTCGACCTGGACGCCGGCCACGAGTACGTGGAACTCAACCAACTGCTCAAGCTGGTCGGCATCGCCGACAGTGGAGGCCAGGGCAAGGCGATCGTGGCCAGCGGCGCGGTGACGGTGGATGGCGCGGTGGAACTGCGCAAGACCGCCAAGATCCGCGCCGGACAGACGGTGCGGATCGAGGACGCCGAGATCCGGATCATCGACGCGCACGGCTGA
- a CDS encoding MAPEG family protein translates to MPIELKMLAWSVALGLVHVLLGAALVTRQRGLAWNVGARDATLPPPTGVAARVDRALRNFLETFPFFAAAALAVVVLERGDASTALGAQCYFWARLVYVPVYAAGIPYLRTLIWAVSIWGLLQLLWALL, encoded by the coding sequence ATGCCGATCGAACTGAAGATGCTCGCCTGGTCCGTGGCGCTGGGACTGGTGCACGTGCTGCTGGGTGCGGCGCTGGTGACCCGTCAGCGCGGGCTGGCATGGAACGTCGGGGCGCGCGACGCCACGTTGCCGCCACCGACCGGCGTGGCGGCGCGGGTCGACCGCGCGCTGCGCAATTTCCTGGAGACGTTCCCGTTCTTCGCCGCCGCTGCGCTCGCCGTGGTGGTGCTGGAGCGTGGCGATGCCAGCACGGCGCTGGGGGCGCAGTGCTATTTCTGGGCGCGGCTGGTCTATGTGCCGGTGTATGCGGCCGGGATTCCCTACCTGCGCACGCTGATCTGGGCGGTGTCGATCTGGGGGCTGCTGCAACTGCTGTGGGCGCTGCTGTAA
- a CDS encoding bifunctional diguanylate cyclase/phosphodiesterase, with product MAIHQDLRRPVQWAQRFAAAFAWLLAAAFTLVDAGAGHFLDDSVPVVGVLVAIATWRSTQRPVRLAVAGLLSALLLIHLWQFHALGTCLVLAATTIIVWMRVYRGFRAEFVMRVFAAALLLLAIQPVLGALQAGGAPAEISWSLSLSALAMFLLVYTPSLHAGRALETSTELVAFVMAFAVIALVGWQVPGSLVGKMGVDFPPMRPVSTLCVALVALALLLRHRGEERAAWIVLALVTVPMLLTLLQTLGGITTPANALLHRLGWLPRPTTPLIGGYTDYGVLTAWVAVAVLPESLHRWENLRWGITRGLGIAMASVAGMAALGLLIQLPYHREGLSIYQVSLTSAAQLVALGLALAVAGENSLRERLFGVLPMAAALLLGGLYWNAATADRDAMARNVMKTQAATAAPTFLRGMELRRGALRQLSASLAAAQPAAAEALFDQYVADMVQAFAAFRVVRSVGDGSEFRWVHPGFEAPVAPSPPVPVADAGHLQPVDGGWWLTVDTPGRRTQAFIALDDFIRTLSKAVLSDRPVRATAIGMPTLEQGQPQGAPLSIERVVLPGHEVQLELWAPPALTSFTLPRALIVGGLSSGLLIAFVLFLLDISRRRSSEAAETARSLLLETERRLDAQRRLNDAAAQDSATGLPRFSAQANLITEKMATPSTFGHSLAIVDLDGFGMVNDSFGHDGGDEVLRRMGQRIVAACDGQGSVYRYGGEGFLAHFPDVDIDQLTRLAEDIRRAVGQPIALYSTHPSFTVTASIGLAHAPEHGADLQALLRSADDARHLAKRAGRNQVRLPSASTQQEANDRLSRVTALREAVARGQLRLVYQPVVAGDTSQLTGFEALARWRHPAWGEVPPSVFIPLAESAGLMEDIGHFVLEQACQQLARWRGMGLRTLGMAVNLSPSQLGQPTLAPWIADCLRRHDLPADALTLELTESVLVEDMGAAQQMLQTLHALGVRLALDDFGTGYSSMSYLQRLPLDIIKIDRSFVDGIAAASTDRAIARTILVLAHEMGLRTIAEGVETPEQMRALQQMGCDEMQGYFFGRPMEVDEATSLARGELRQTAT from the coding sequence TTGGCAATACACCAGGACCTCCGGCGTCCCGTCCAGTGGGCGCAGCGCTTTGCGGCTGCGTTCGCGTGGCTGTTGGCCGCCGCGTTCACCCTGGTGGATGCCGGTGCCGGCCACTTCCTGGATGACAGCGTGCCGGTGGTCGGCGTGCTGGTGGCCATCGCCACTTGGCGCAGTACGCAGCGGCCGGTGCGCCTGGCGGTCGCCGGACTGCTGAGCGCGTTGCTGCTGATCCACCTGTGGCAGTTCCACGCGCTGGGCACCTGCCTGGTCCTGGCGGCCACGACGATCATCGTGTGGATGCGGGTCTATCGCGGCTTCCGGGCCGAGTTCGTGATGCGCGTGTTCGCCGCCGCGCTGCTGCTGCTGGCGATACAGCCGGTACTGGGCGCGCTGCAGGCCGGCGGCGCGCCGGCCGAGATCAGCTGGTCGCTGTCGCTGTCGGCGCTGGCGATGTTCCTGCTGGTCTATACACCGTCGCTGCATGCCGGCCGCGCCCTCGAAACCAGCACGGAACTGGTGGCCTTCGTCATGGCCTTCGCGGTGATCGCGCTGGTGGGCTGGCAGGTGCCGGGCAGCCTGGTCGGCAAGATGGGCGTGGACTTCCCGCCGATGCGCCCGGTCTCGACCCTGTGCGTCGCGCTGGTGGCGCTGGCCCTGCTGTTGCGTCATCGCGGCGAGGAGCGTGCGGCCTGGATCGTCCTGGCGCTGGTCACCGTGCCCATGCTGCTGACGCTGCTGCAGACCCTGGGCGGCATCACCACGCCGGCCAATGCGCTGCTGCACCGGCTCGGCTGGCTGCCGCGCCCGACCACGCCGCTGATCGGCGGCTACACCGACTATGGCGTGCTGACCGCCTGGGTGGCGGTGGCCGTGCTGCCGGAATCGCTGCACCGCTGGGAAAACCTGCGCTGGGGCATCACCCGCGGCCTGGGCATCGCGATGGCCTCGGTCGCCGGCATGGCGGCGCTGGGGCTGCTGATCCAGCTGCCCTACCACCGCGAAGGCCTGTCGATCTACCAGGTCTCGCTGACGTCGGCGGCGCAACTGGTAGCGTTGGGGCTGGCGCTGGCCGTCGCCGGCGAGAACTCGCTGCGAGAGCGCCTGTTCGGCGTGCTGCCGATGGCGGCGGCCCTGCTGTTGGGCGGCCTGTACTGGAACGCCGCCACCGCCGACCGCGATGCGATGGCGCGCAACGTCATGAAGACGCAGGCCGCGACGGCGGCCCCCACCTTCCTGCGTGGCATGGAACTGCGCCGCGGCGCGTTGCGCCAGCTGTCCGCCTCGCTGGCCGCGGCCCAGCCCGCCGCGGCGGAGGCGCTGTTCGACCAGTACGTGGCCGACATGGTGCAGGCGTTCGCGGCGTTCCGGGTGGTGCGCAGCGTGGGCGACGGCAGCGAGTTCCGTTGGGTGCATCCGGGCTTCGAGGCGCCGGTGGCGCCCTCCCCGCCCGTGCCCGTCGCCGATGCCGGCCACCTGCAGCCGGTCGACGGGGGCTGGTGGCTGACCGTGGACACGCCCGGGCGGCGGACGCAGGCGTTCATCGCGCTGGACGATTTCATCAGGACGCTGAGCAAGGCGGTGCTGTCGGACCGACCGGTTCGCGCGACGGCCATCGGCATGCCCACGCTGGAGCAGGGCCAGCCGCAGGGTGCGCCGCTGTCGATCGAGCGCGTCGTCCTGCCGGGCCACGAGGTGCAGCTCGAACTGTGGGCGCCGCCCGCGCTGACCTCGTTCACGCTGCCGCGGGCGCTGATCGTCGGCGGCCTCAGCAGCGGCCTGTTGATCGCCTTCGTGCTGTTCCTGCTCGACATCTCGCGCCGGCGCTCGTCCGAAGCGGCCGAGACCGCGCGCTCGCTGCTGCTGGAAACCGAGCGTCGCCTGGATGCGCAACGCCGCCTCAACGACGCCGCCGCGCAGGACAGCGCCACCGGTCTGCCGCGTTTCTCGGCGCAGGCCAACCTGATCACGGAGAAGATGGCCACGCCCTCGACCTTCGGCCACAGCCTGGCCATCGTCGACCTGGACGGCTTCGGCATGGTCAACGACTCGTTCGGCCACGATGGCGGCGACGAAGTGCTGCGGCGCATGGGCCAGCGCATCGTGGCGGCCTGCGATGGTCAGGGCAGTGTGTACCGCTACGGCGGCGAGGGCTTCCTCGCGCACTTTCCCGACGTGGACATCGACCAGCTCACGCGGCTGGCCGAGGACATCCGGCGCGCGGTCGGCCAGCCGATCGCCCTGTATTCCACGCATCCGTCGTTCACCGTCACCGCCAGCATCGGCCTGGCGCACGCGCCCGAGCACGGCGCCGACCTGCAGGCGTTGTTGCGCAGCGCCGACGACGCGCGCCACCTGGCCAAGCGCGCCGGCCGCAACCAGGTCCGGCTGCCGTCGGCCAGCACGCAGCAGGAAGCCAACGACCGCCTGAGCCGCGTCACCGCGCTGCGCGAGGCGGTGGCGCGCGGCCAGCTGCGGCTGGTCTATCAACCGGTCGTGGCGGGCGACACCTCACAGCTCACCGGTTTCGAGGCCCTGGCGCGCTGGCGGCATCCGGCATGGGGCGAGGTGCCGCCGTCGGTCTTCATTCCGCTGGCGGAAAGTGCGGGACTGATGGAGGACATCGGCCACTTCGTGCTGGAACAGGCGTGCCAGCAACTCGCGCGGTGGCGTGGCATGGGCCTGCGCACCCTCGGCATGGCGGTGAACCTGTCGCCCAGCCAGCTGGGCCAGCCCACGCTGGCGCCGTGGATCGCCGACTGCCTGCGGCGCCACGATCTGCCGGCCGACGCGCTGACGCTGGAGCTCACCGAAAGCGTGCTGGTGGAAGACATGGGCGCCGCGCAGCAGATGCTGCAGACCCTGCACGCCTTGGGCGTGCGGCTGGCGCTGGACGATTTCGGCACTGGCTACTCCAGCATGTCGTACCTGCAGCGCCTGCCGCTGGACATCATCAAGATCGACCGCAGCTTCGTCGACGG